TCTTCGACGCGGTCGCTTCACGGCGGGCGGATTGCGGGGTTGTGCCGGTCGAGAACTCGCAGGCTGGCAGTATCAATGAGACCTACGACCTGCTCCTGGCCCATGAGCTCGTGATCGCGGGAGAGCTCGATCATCGAGTCGTGCACTGCCTGATGGCGCTTGCGGGGCAATCCCTCAGCGTCATCACGAAAGTGTATTCTCACCCGCAGGCGCTGGCCCAGTGCGATGCGTATCTCCGCCATCTGGGAGTGGAGACGGTCCCGTACTACGACACCGCGGGCAGCGCCAAGATGATCCAGCAGCAGCGCCTGGCGGGGTGTGCCGCGGTGGCGTCGAAGCGAGCGGCGCACCTGTACGAGCTCGAGGTGTTGGCCGAAGGGATCGAGACCAACCCCAACAACTATACGAAGTTTCTCGTGATCGACACCAAGCCCGTCCCGGAGGCGGCCTCGAGCAAGACCTCGATCGTGTTCGTCGTCGAGAACCGGCCCGGCAGCCTGTATCGGGCGCTTGGCGCGCTCGCGA
Above is a window of bacterium DNA encoding:
- the pheA gene encoding prephenate dehydratase; this translates as MRVAFQGERGANSEEAVVRLFGEVEVAPCAHLADVFDAVASRRADCGVVPVENSQAGSINETYDLLLAHELVIAGELDHRVVHCLMALAGQSLSVITKVYSHPQALAQCDAYLRHLGVETVPYYDTAGSAKMIQQQRLAGCAAVASKRAAHLYELEVLAEGIETNPNNYTKFLVIDTKPVPEAASSKTSIVFVVENRPGSLYRALGALATRQINLVKIESRPGRKRPWDYTFYVDVDGHINEARTKEALEDLRRQTTFLRVLGSYPRSPVPAPP